The Candidatus Methylomirabilis lanthanidiphila genome has a window encoding:
- a CDS encoding Peptidoglycan glycosyltransferase, whose amino-acid sequence MTRKGFIITGHGVKAIITRFIIVLRHRRELVNELKRIAQPAAPILSTFFLLFFPIVSGGLLALYLNGFFAWPDFSRIHDRRETSILYAEDGEVLREYCTYCREMATLEEMGHFPKLAVLIEDKAFEKRLAPVSGRGILRALWQDLKTLSLQQGGSTITQQVARILFAEEELRHEQESRALSAKLWRKAREFWFAMLLEGHVDRRTILELYLNNVFCGHGRYGVKACSQYYFRKEPTELSITEAAMMIGTWRAPQYSPFINPEQALKLRGRVLEQLVDERAISKTQEQEWQQQPLPQRQERDQCRALHAAEFVRRRIVQTTRLVDQGLKVHTSINCGWQRAAADALHESMETMKARNPALTDLWGVAILIDARTGAIKVFAQEPTFAENEYLLSQIKRHCGSACKPFFYATWILKGGRLSCQDQGSGPCRLDDSYGTADGKSALSLAMGRGRRHRIQNFPYESLARYVGISEPIRCLAESRNACTMSAIRDVRAAVRGSRVPRLVYKEEILGLMNRLGIQLPTMDPERAKREGIRLIAPDVARQFGLPKDTIDPGLTVAIGSIDVSPLDMAVGLAGLMGSRVEPYAIEEIEGPSGDVVWDTTPKAPENIFQKMIEDELVAEFQLQKARNGLGSDLTAEERKKIEADAKPDAEKLALAMIRGLRAPIELTHGTGKLVTTGDPRRGIPKLDFPVIGKTGTATNEEGETTDNWFYGCSPSYCMAVWIGREKKQPMETVVETPGGKTIRVQETGGRNALPVFIKTMTAVYEHRPTELFPDATDPRKPFVFSLPSSPTPLVIPEGEAGAPHVVEPVIPHEEAGTGDQDDF is encoded by the coding sequence ATGACTAGAAAGGGCTTCATCATTACGGGCCATGGCGTGAAGGCCATTATTACGCGGTTCATTATCGTCTTGAGACATCGGCGTGAGCTGGTGAACGAATTGAAACGAATCGCGCAGCCGGCCGCTCCAATCCTCTCGACTTTTTTTCTCCTTTTCTTCCCCATCGTATCCGGCGGGTTGCTCGCCTTATATCTGAATGGTTTCTTTGCATGGCCCGATTTCTCGCGGATTCACGATCGCCGTGAAACGAGTATTCTGTACGCTGAGGACGGTGAAGTGCTTAGGGAGTACTGCACCTACTGCCGCGAGATGGCCACGCTTGAAGAGATGGGACACTTCCCAAAGCTGGCGGTGTTGATTGAAGACAAAGCATTTGAGAAAAGGCTGGCCCCGGTCAGCGGTCGCGGTATCCTGCGGGCGTTGTGGCAGGACCTCAAGACGCTGAGCCTCCAGCAGGGAGGATCAACCATCACCCAGCAGGTTGCGCGCATCCTGTTCGCGGAAGAGGAACTCCGGCACGAACAGGAGAGCAGGGCCTTGAGCGCCAAATTATGGCGGAAAGCGAGAGAGTTCTGGTTCGCGATGCTGCTTGAGGGACACGTCGATAGGAGGACAATTCTTGAGTTGTATCTGAACAATGTCTTTTGTGGACACGGACGATACGGGGTAAAAGCCTGCAGTCAGTATTACTTCCGTAAAGAGCCGACCGAGTTATCGATTACAGAGGCCGCGATGATGATCGGGACGTGGCGGGCCCCGCAGTACTCTCCCTTCATCAACCCAGAACAGGCGCTCAAACTTCGGGGCAGGGTGCTTGAGCAACTCGTCGACGAACGGGCCATCAGTAAGACACAGGAGCAGGAATGGCAACAGCAGCCACTTCCCCAGCGACAAGAACGCGATCAATGTCGAGCGCTCCATGCTGCCGAATTCGTTCGACGGCGGATCGTTCAGACAACGCGTCTGGTCGATCAAGGATTGAAGGTACATACCAGCATCAACTGTGGCTGGCAGCGCGCGGCGGCCGATGCGCTCCACGAGTCGATGGAGACGATGAAAGCCCGGAATCCTGCGTTGACGGATTTATGGGGGGTCGCGATCCTCATTGACGCCCGAACCGGAGCGATTAAGGTCTTTGCGCAGGAGCCTACATTTGCGGAGAACGAATATCTCTTGAGCCAGATCAAGCGACATTGCGGGTCAGCATGTAAACCGTTCTTCTATGCAACATGGATCCTGAAGGGCGGGCGGCTCTCATGCCAGGACCAGGGTTCTGGGCCCTGCCGACTAGACGATTCTTACGGGACTGCAGACGGCAAGTCTGCGCTCTCGCTCGCCATGGGCAGGGGCCGCCGGCATCGGATTCAGAATTTCCCCTATGAATCACTTGCACGATATGTCGGTATCAGTGAGCCGATTCGTTGTCTGGCTGAATCACGAAACGCCTGTACGATGAGCGCCATCAGGGATGTTCGGGCGGCTGTCCGGGGCTCACGGGTACCGAGACTTGTCTATAAAGAGGAAATACTCGGACTTATGAATCGACTGGGTATCCAACTCCCGACGATGGATCCGGAACGCGCCAAGCGAGAGGGGATCAGGCTTATTGCTCCAGACGTTGCGAGACAGTTCGGATTACCCAAGGATACGATCGATCCGGGGCTCACGGTTGCGATAGGTTCGATTGACGTCTCGCCCCTTGATATGGCCGTTGGCTTAGCCGGACTCATGGGGAGCAGGGTCGAGCCCTACGCGATCGAGGAGATCGAGGGGCCATCCGGCGATGTCGTCTGGGACACTACCCCGAAGGCGCCTGAAAATATCTTCCAGAAAATGATTGAGGATGAGCTGGTTGCGGAGTTTCAGTTGCAAAAGGCGCGGAACGGCTTGGGCAGCGATCTGACGGCGGAAGAGAGGAAGAAGATTGAGGCAGACGCCAAACCGGATGCTGAGAAGCTGGCGCTGGCCATGATCCGTGGACTCCGCGCGCCCATCGAGCTCACGCATGGGACTGGGAAGCTTGTGACAACGGGTGATCCGAGGCGAGGCATACCCAAGTTGGATTTCCCGGTGATAGGCAAGACCGGTACCGCCACCAACGAGGAGGGGGAAACAACCGACAACTGGTTCTACGGTTGTTCGCCCTCTTACTGCATGGCGGTATGGATTGGACGGGAGAAGAAACAACCCATGGAAACGGTCGTTGAGACACCCGGTGGCAAAACAATCAGGGTGCAAGAGACTGGAGGCCGCAATGCACTGCCTGTGTTCATCAAGACGATGACGGCGGTCTATGAACATCGCCCCACGGAACTCTTTCCTGACGCGACAGATCCCAGGAAACCATTTGTGTTCTCGCTGCCATCATCGCCTACTCCTCTCGTCATCCCCGAAGGCGAGGCGGGCGCTCCGCATGTTGTAGAACCTGTCATACCACACGAAGAGGCCGGCACGGGTGATCAAGATGATTTCTAG